From a region of the Impatiens glandulifera chromosome 4, dImpGla2.1, whole genome shotgun sequence genome:
- the LOC124936477 gene encoding mitochondrial import receptor subunit TOM7-1-like, producing MASKVVSLRAKGKSAKGSKASSEGSTAKCIKDWSTWAIKKAKVVTHYGFIPLIIILGMNTEPKPSLSQLLSPV from the coding sequence ATGGCTTCAAAGGTAGTCTCCCTCCGTGCAAAGGGCAAGTCAGCGAAGGGGTCGAAGGCGTCCAGTGAAGGATCAACAGCGAAGTGCATCAAAGACTGGAGTACCTGGGCTATTAAGAAAGCGAAGGTCGTCACCCACTACGGTTTCATCCCCTTGATCATCATTTTAGGGATGAACACCGAGCCCAAACCCTCTCTCTCCCAGCTCCTTAGCCCTGTCTGA
- the LOC124935123 gene encoding pollen receptor-like kinase 1, which translates to MTFNLTAIIPTLSFFFLIILLQSTVVFSVTESEALLTFKNSLISNHSAFTTWKLPKTPCTGNKANWVGILCQKDHVLGIQLEGMGISGIIHVESLQALPHLRTMSLSNNNLEGKLPKLNKLGLRSIYLSSNKFSGEIDGDCFDGMMSLKKVYLEKNVFTGQIPISLTMLPKLVELNIEGNQFSGAIPTFKSVQFKILNLSNNKLEGQVPNELNYLTAQSFAGNPGLCGPPLQACTSNTNSNSNSKSTLSTIIKIILICVAILIAISIFMIIFLTIKKNGESTSTLNMEAPPPMRSKPMPESIPDQGSPARSKKSSEAAGKLVFLKEDREKFELPDLLKSSAEMLGNGCLGAYYKACLPSGKPMVVKRFKHMNNVGREEFQEHMWRIGRLNHPNLLSPVAFYYRKEEKLTKLIYVIFVLKNIGKGSKDQQSLNWAGRLKIVKGVAKGLMYLHTELPSLIVPHGHLKSSNVLLTESLEPLLSDYALIPVVNPDHAQKSMQAYKSPEYKNNNRVTKKADVWCLGVVILETLTAKSPGSDADMVTWVNSLANKNATEVFDKKLMETKHNEGEMTKLFKIGLSCVELDAEKRSDMKEIVKKIDELKE; encoded by the exons ATGACTTTCAACCTAACTGCTATAATACCAACCCTCTCCTTTTTCTTCCTAATAATTCTTCTTCAATCCACGGTTGTTTTCTCCGTCACTGAATCCGAAGCCCTTCTCACCTTCAAGAATTCTCTCATAAGCAATCACTCTGCATTCACCACATGGAAATTGCCCAAAACGCCATGCACTGGCAACAAGGCGAACTGGGTCGGAATCCTCTGCCAAAAAGACCACGTCTTGGGGATACAACTAGAAGGAATGGGGATCTCGGGCATCATCCATGTGGAGTCTCTTCAAGCATTGCCTCATTTGAGAACGATGAGTTTGTCGAATAATAACTTGGAGGGGAAGCTACCCAAGTTAAATAAGCTAGGGCTGAGATCGATTTACCTTTCTAGTAATAAATTCTCGGGTGAGATCGATGGGGATTGCTTTGACGGAATGATGTCTTTGAAGAAGGTTTATTTAGAGAAGAATGTGTTTACCGGTCAAATTCCGATTTccttgaccatgttacctaagcttGTGGAGTTGAACATTGAAGGAAATCAATTCAGTGGAGCTATTCCAACGTTTAAATCTGTTCAATTTAAGATTCTAAATTTGTCTAATAACAAGTTGGAAGGTCAAGTCCCTAATGAGCTCAATTACTTGACTGCTCAATCCTTTGCAG GGAATCCGGGTCTTTGCGGCCCCCCACTTCAAGCTTGCACTTCCAACACCaattcaaactcaaactcaaaatcaaCTCTATCCactattataaaaatcattctCATTTGTGTAGCCATTCTTATTGCCATATCAATATTCATGATCATATTCCTTACTATTAAAAAGAATGGTGAATCAACCAGTACATTAAATATGGAGGCTCCTCCTCCCATGCGTTCAAAACCAATGCCCGAGTCGATACCTGATCAGGGCTCTCCAGCTCGAAGCAAGAAGTCATCAGAGGCAGCTGGAAAACTAGTGTTCTTGAAAGAAGATCGAGAAAAGTTTGAGTTGCCCGACTTACTCAAGTCATCCGCAGAGATGTTGGGAAATGGTTGCCTTGGAGCCTATTACAAGGCTTGTCTTCCATCTGGGAAGCCAATGGTAGTGAAAAGATTTAAGCATATGAACAATGTCGGTAGGGAAGAGTTTCAAGAACATATGTGGAGGATTGGGAGACTTAACCATCCTAACTTGCTTTCTCCCGTGGCTTTCTATTATCGGAAAGAGGAGAAACTC ACTAAGTTGATCTATGTAATTTTTGTGCTAAAAAATATAGGCAAAGGATCCAAAGATCAACAAAGTCTCAACTGGGCGGGACGCTTGAAGATTGTAAAAGGCGTCGCCAAAGGTCTTATGTATCTCCACACCGAATTACCGAGCTTGATAGTCCCTCATGGTCACCTTAAGTCTTCCAATGTTCTCTTAACCGAGTCTTTGGAACCGCTCCTATCCGACTATGCGTTGATTCCAGTGGTCAACCCCGACCATGCTCAAAAGAGCATGCAAGCCTACAAGTCACCCGAGTACAAGAACAACAATCGTGTCACCAAGAAAGCCGATGTTTGGTGCCTCGGAGTTGTGATATTGGAAACCTTAACTGCTAAGTCCCCTGGAAGTGACGCTGACATGGTGACGTGGGTGAATTCTCTCGCGAATAAGAACGCCACAGAGGTTTTCGATAAGAAGCTGATGGAAACCAAGCACAACGAGGGGGAAATGACGAAACTTTTCAAAATAGGGTTGTCGTGCGTTGAACTGGACGCCGAAAAGCGATCCGACATGAAAGAAATTGTGAAAAAGATTGATGAGTTAAAAGAATAA